NNNNNNNNNNNNNNNNNNNNNNNNNNNNNNNNNNNNNNNNNNNNNNNNNNNNNNNNNNNNNNNNNNNNNNNNNNNNNNNNNNNNNNNNNNNNNNNNNNNNNNNNNNNNNNNNNNNNNNNNNNNNNNNNNNNNNNNNNNNNNNNNNNNNNNNNNNNNNNNNNNNNNNNNNNNNNNNNNNNNNNNNNNNNNNNNNNNNNNNNNNNNNNNNNNNNNNNNNNNNNNNNNNNNNNNNNNNNNNNNNNNNNNNNNNNNNNNNNNNNNNNNNNNNNNNNNNNNtatatatatatatatatatatatatatatatatatgcttgcctaatgtgccatgcaataggactgaacctgaaaccacatggttgcaaagcgaacttcttaaccacacagccatgcctgcatctgtgGGTACAACTTAGATTATTGAAAGAACTAAATCTACCATCTGGGAAGCATTAGTACTATTTAAAGGAAGCTGAACACTGAATGAAGCTCACTTTTCAAATTCAAGCAGTTTCTTTGTGGTTTGGCAAATCTTACCTGAACTGCTAAAATAGATGACCTCTTTAATATGTAAAGCCATAAGTAAAAGAAATCGTTTGGTGtgggtttttttcccttttgttaATAGAGCACTATGAgggtatgctgaaaagttcctagctttaaaggTATTGTGAAAGGTTTGGtttgaggcccaaccttctgagttcttttttcagggcttagaaaaactgaaggaccagcgtaataagtgtgtgaatccaagaggtgaatatgttgaataaaatcataattaactgatccttctatattttcttttacccaaatccaggtacttttcagcacctccttgtagTTGAACTATAGTTTAAAGAGTTGTCTGTCTCTCACCGTTACATCATATTTTCTCATGTAACGTATTCAGAACTGTATTGTTTAGTTAGTATTGTTCTTTGTTCCTTAAAGTGGTAGGGTTTGATTTGAGGAAGTTTTGGCTCTTAATTCTAGCTGATCAAGCAATCACATAGGATTTTCTTCCTTCATTGCTTTGCAAGATTTACAAGAAACTTTGGTCAGCTGTAATAATGTTGATGTCAAAAACAGCCTCCGTttcattgtgatgatgataatgatgatgacagtgatggtgttggtggtgatgttgatgacagtgattataatgacgataatgatgatgatgatgaagttgatcaTTAGCACTAACacactaccagcaccagcaccaccagcaccaccatcatcattgatgCTGCTGCCATTGCCATGCCActgtcattgccaccaccaccaccaccaccaccatcaccatgtcTGTCTTCCATACTAGCATGATTCAGAACACATTGGAATAGGTTGTCACAAATCTACATCAACTTGCACATatagaaacagagaaaacagGCCATCTTTGTTGTGATGTATGTCTTATACACTGTGAATTGGATGTGTTTTGTCATGCCACCAGTACTAGAGAAATTATTTTGGCATATCAAcctaatacataatatatgatgataaatgtgttttttttttcctcttgttccattatattttttaattcttcttaCTCTCTATGTTTACATACAAGATTAGAGTAAATACCATGGCTTTGAGACAGGAAGCTTATATAAATTTAATCCATAGCAATGCAACCATTTAAAGATGAAGCAAATGACTTTACTTCATTCATTTCACCTAGTTGTAAAAAAATAGACTCCGCTGAAAAATAAGTAATGTTTTCTGAATGACAGATATATAAGGAAGACTTTCAGGACTGAGACATGTTATTAACTGCTAGACTTTGTAGCCATTTGTAACTCCTCTCAGTTCTATATGTTTTATTGTGAGAGGTGTCAAATGTTTCTAAGCATTTGCCCACCACAAAATTTACAATTACAagatgtctcctttttttttttttaatctatgaatGCATtaggtatatttttatcattagcaAGTTATTTAGATTATTCAtgtttctgatatttattctctcagttttgtacatttatatttcaatgtaGAATATGATGAATAATGACACATAAAACTGTGACAAACCTTCAGACTGTGAAACAGACCCATGGTGGAGGCTTTCTCGTCAGGAAGGTGATTGGAGGAAGTATATCATCATGTGATCCTTTCATCATGTTGGACCACATAGgtaatgttatttattaattattatgtttttcaaaatattttgtctgttagTTCATTTAAAAATACTTCAATCCCTTTGATGCTAACTTGCTTGGGAACACTTCTATTCTATGATATTTAACCTCTCTTTGAAAAGCTTATGTTTAAATTGAAACCTTTCATCATTATTGTAAGAACATACCTTTATGTTATGTCTCagacaccagattaataatgaagaaatttaccttttattttacAAACTCTCTCCAAATTCTTTATCTTTAAAATCAAGTGAAGAAAATAGGCAATTACTTTGTTAAAAGTATGGCTATAAAAGCTTAAAGAATTAATGTAGCAGATCtcgtccccccccccacccaaattatgaaaattttcatAAAGAACTAGTGAAGTTTTGGCAGATTGAGTAATGACATCAGCAAAAATCTGACCAATGCAAACATCTTCCAGATTTTTTAGTAATGACATCACCACAAATCTGTCCAATCAGGTCCATTCTGAAGTGTATTAAAACATCAGatttacagagacagacagacaataacaAACTGGTGTGAATGATAGATAGAGTGAATGAGAGACAAGAGGAAAGaatgcattcatgcattcacATGAGGCACTCTTTGCTATCATATCCACCAAATATgactgtcattcattcattcctcctctctcttcccctctgtctgtgtgtctttctcaTCCAGAAACAATCACAGAAAATACCCAACCAAGTCTATGGATAGAACTCTCTGATGttactcttttattattctttggtCCACCACATCCAAAACAAGCTTTTAACAATAAACAGAGGAATCAAAAATGAATGACTACTCTTCTCATTCATGCCATCCATCTTAATGTTATACTGTGATAATATTTcttaaacatgaaatgaattatagatatatcagagagagagagagagagagttaaggaAATTTATGAACATGTTATAATGATATAAGAGAGAATTATTGATGTACatcatgttttttgtgtgtgtgtgaattatttgATAATACATGTTCTGCATGATTTGAAATGACTATTCATAATGATTCCTCCTAAAAAAAGAATCATGTTGAATTCCTGTAAAGACTTTATTTCTTTAACATCACTTAGTGCAGTAAATGTATGCAGAGTGTTAATGAATTGACAATAGGATGTTTTTGATAATTTGAATTGAAATATATGTCCTCAAAAGtcaaacagtttttttgtttagCCAATAATTAACAGGCAACAAAAATAACTAGATGTATTTGTAAGAATATGGGGGTGAATTAAGTTTATTAATGCTTTGATAATTGCATTTACATCAATAAAAATTTATGAGGCATGTAATATTGAAAACTGTATAGAACTTTTAACTGTAAGTCATATATTTAATGTCTTACAAAGTATTTTATTAAAGTAAATGGTTGTAACATATATGAACGGAAATGTGTTTTGAAATTGGTTTGAGATATTGTAAAATATAGTATTTCTCAGGATTTAGTTATCCATTTGAATCATAAAATAACTTTGGGCCAATGAGGGGCCCTCTGCATAGTTGCTCAGCTTGCTGTAATTAGCAATGCAGCGAAGTTTTCCTCAAAGTTcgccttaccatcttaaaaaaaaaaaacagaagaataaaTTGGATTCTGTAGCCCTAGGTACTGCTAAAAAGACAGTAAAGTCagagctggaatgcttttgatcagaggTTTGCTTAACTTTTGCTGATCTGAGGATGAAtaccaaaaaacaacaaaaacgaaatagattttaatgttaattttaaaaaaaaaagaagtcatttttgtaattaattttcaaatatattcttgtaaATTCTAAACTTTCCTGAAAattattagataaaataaaatgagatgaagTAAATAATTGATTTATACAAAGTTTTGAAAAGTACTTTCCCtacatatgtttttgttgttaggtCCAGTGGATTATAAACCTGGTGAAGCTGTTGGTGCTCCTGACCATCCACACAGAGGTATTGAGATAATTTCCTACATCATAGATGGAAGTCTGACACATGAAGATTCTGCAGGAAACAAAGGTGATAATAGTTTTGAATACCagtaaaatttattgtaaataaatcaAATTCTTCATGCAATGAGTGATTGGGCAGCCTTGACAGCCAGCATCTTTGTGGTTGTTTGTTCAATCATTGTCTGCTGCCTTGTCAGTACATGCTGTCTATCAGCTTTAAATGTTGGACAAACCCTATACAGAATGTCGATTAGACCATTGACCAGTTCCTCTAGTTGGTGTCAACAAGACTTTTAGTGAATTGAATTAAAGTGGTGCAATGTGTCTGGATGAGTCCTTGCTTTGTTTGTGTTATAAGTGTTCATGGCAGTGCTCTGTCATAATCATATCTGATTGATTGGAAGtagtaaacaaaagaaagaataaaataactgtTTAGTGTGATGCCAGCAAAGctgtaatgataatgaaaaacTTGATGGCTGCTTTCCAAGCTTTATTAAACTCAATTGTTTATTTATAGATCAGAACATTTGGTTGTACCATTCACTTTTAGTTGTAAGTATGGAAACTCTCAAGTATACTCATTAAATAATAGTAACATTTCATTCTTTCCtcctataaaagaaaaaaactttaccAGTATCAAACTATTTTAAGGGATTACTCCCATCCATATTGATTGGGAGGTTTTAGTACACAACTGAATCCCCTTATTTCCTGTGGAACTACTGCTTCATCATCATCTATGCTATTGCCTGTCATATCTTCTTTATCATTCGGTCCTAgtcaagtttcttttattttgttctacAATAGGAGGGGATTGTCTGGGTTTTAGGACAAGGTGCCAAGTCATGAACAAAAGCAGTAAACTCCCATTCATCTGGGTACCTGATATTTAAATAAGCTGGATTATTGTCAAGGAGTTTAACTTGAGTTATTAATGGTACATTCTTATTGTTCCCCACAAACCTCCTTAGGAGCACTTGTCCAAGATTCATAAGGCAGGAGGGCAGTGAATTTCCATGAGAAGAGCAGCTTTGAAATGCAAAGAAACTTTCATAGAGTGTAGTTGCTGTACTTTGGGAAGAACCAATTCCTAATACTTTAAGGAGAGATTGCATGATCGTAGGGCCACATGGACCACCCTCCTTATGATGCCATTGAACTTCTCTCTGCCTGTCCATTCCCAATACTGTGATATGGAGTTGTATGACTTGTAGCAACCCTTTTTAAGAGAGATAATCCTTCAAATTCTTAGATATGAAGGGGGTTCCTTAATTAAAGTGAATACAATTTGATATTTCACATAAGCTGAACAAGGGATCCAAACATctgattactgttgttgtttgcatATTGGGACatagaaaagtgaaaaataacaCTAGTAAAAACAGTAAATCATATTCAATGACTGCAGCATGATTTGGAATGGATTGgaataataatatgaattttgCCTCAATAATACTCCATACTCTATGATACAGGAGGGAAGTAGTTAATGATATAGTTTGCATGACTCTAAACAAAGAATTAACCCCTAAACACAAAAATCACACAGGGACTAAGACTACTAAAAACTGCATCAAATGGCaattgaataaaaattctgtataaaatttgttttgtctttggaTGACTCTTGTTAGTTAATACTTTACCTAAATCAAGAAAGTGAACAAGGGATTGTGTTTAAGAGTTTTACTATGATTTGGATAAGTTCATCTTAAATGCACGAGACCAGACAATcagctggctatatatatatatcaatgtagcAAAGCAGCATCCAAAAAGCTCACTGTTTCATTACCCATTTATATAATCCTTACACACATCACAGACACTGATGGCAAAGCAGAAATATAAATGctatacacaaaatacataacaaaaattctGTGGtttggacaaacaaaagaagtaatgaaatatagtcacacacatgcatgtgcacatacacacacactcacacacacacatgcacacacacacacacacacaaacatgtatataaatacattttatacgtGCATTCAaattaatcaaattacttttgaTAGGTGTTTTGGAGAAAGGTTGGGTTCAAATGATGACTGCAGGACAAGGAGTGGTCCATGCTGAGATGCCAGCTGATGAAATTGTGGAAAATGGTGGAAGAATGGAGGGCTTTCAGCTCTGGATTAATCTACCAGCTAaagtatgattttatttttgtaataataatttcttatattggtaGAAGCCCTCAAGATTTGGGTGACGGTTTTGTtcattatatcaaccctagtattttacTAATACTTGTTCTAATTACTTTGgaaggatgaaatataaagtcaaCCCCAGTGAAATTTACACTTAGAACATAAAGgggtgtaactaaataccacaaggcattttgtctgctaGTCTACCAATTCTATCAATTCACAGCTGTTGTAATAATGGTaaaagctatgtgtgtgtgtgtgtgtgtgtgtgtgtgcatgtgcgtgcgtgcgtgtattatgTTTAATTAATGTACCTCAGGCTATGTAATGCTGATGATTTCTAAAAGTGATGAAACAatatccatctatcaaatctactcaaggctttggttggcccgaggctatagtagaaatcatttgcccaaggtgccatgttgtggGATTGCACCCCAAACCATGTAGTCGGGAAGAAAGTTTctcaccatacagccacacctgcacctatctttctatatatgtatatattttttttttgcaggaaaAAATGATTGATCCTCAGTATGAAGACATTCCTCCTGAAAAGATTCCTGTGATAACAATGGATGGTGGAAGAGCGACAGCTAAGCTAATAGCTGGTGAAATTGAAGGTGAAGTATCCAACAACATCATGCATTCGATCTACCTGTATGTTTCAAGTATCAGTTGTTAGATAAACTTTCAACATGTGGATGTTAGGTGCCATTATACTTAATAGAAATTATCCCTTTGAGAAAAGAGTAAGgagcatgaaaaataaaaaattacacacacacttttttaaagtctggcacttattcttatcgatctctttagctgaaccactaagttattagatgtaaacacactgacaccagttgtcaagcagtggtaggatacaaacataaaaacacatgcacatatcatcatcctcatcatcatcatcatcatcatcatcatcaacaacacacatgcatacacactcacacacacacacacacacacacacacacattcaacggtcttctttcactttctgtctaccacatccattcacaaggctagagtagaagacacttgcccaaggtgctgtgcaggtggtactgaacctggaatgatgtggttatgaagcaagcttcttaccacacagccatgcctgtgcctacatgATGTTAAAAATTTTTAGCTTTCTATGTCTTAGAGAGAATAACTTGCATGACACATTAAACTTCGTTTCATGTCTCGAAATAGTCTGTTCAGAAAACTAAGtaaaattattgaatttattcattcatttttttttgcagGAAAAGTCTCTG
This region of Octopus bimaculoides isolate UCB-OBI-ISO-001 chromosome 6, ASM119413v2, whole genome shotgun sequence genomic DNA includes:
- the LOC106880063 gene encoding uncharacterized protein LOC106880063; translation: MTHKTVTNLQTVKQTHGGGFLVRKVIGGSISSCDPFIMLDHIGPVDYKPGEAVGAPDHPHRGIEIISYIIDGSLTHEDSAGNKGVLEKGWVQMMTAGQGVVHAEMPADEIVENGGRMEGFQLWINLPAKEKMIDPQYEDIPPEKIPVITMDGGRATAKLIAGEIEGKVSVKQTRIPILFLDILLEPGATFTSEVIENHACFIYVWRGSGFLGEDCKPASIGQVGLLSTSGKKVTIKASEDQSCNALLIAGEPIMEPVVGYGPFVMNTEEEIQQAILDYQNGVLGSIPGEAERMHKTKLAQALQKKNNTWADR